The DNA segment GCCTCCAGCATGGACGATGTGCTCGACTCCCTGAACGCCGCTGGCGAGCGCCTAGTGATGTACAAGATCACGAGCGCCCCCAGCGCCGCCGGAGACCTTGCGGACCTGGTCATCCGCCAGTGCGAGCAAATCGCCAAGGCGGTCTCGCTGCTGGAGAAGCACGACCACGTGCTGGACTACTGCGTGGAAATCAACCGCCTGGAGAACGAAGCCGACCGGGTGGCGCGCGATGCCCTGGCCCGTCTCTTCGAGCAGGAGAAGGACCCCATCGCCCTCATCAAGCTCAAGGAACTCTACGAGTTCCTGGAGACCGCCAGCGACAAGGCCGAGGACGTGGCCAACGTCCTGGAAAGCGTCGTGCTCAAGAGCGCCTGAGACTCCCATGCCTGCCCTGACCCCCGAACAGTGGCTGCTCATCCTGACGGTAGCGGTGGCACTGGGCTTCGACTTCATCAACGGCTTCCACGACGCCGCCAATAGCATCGCCACCGTGGTTTCCACCCGCGTGCTCTCCCCCAAGATCGCGGTCCTTTGGGCGGCCTTCTTCAACTTTGCCGCCGCCTTCGTACTGGGCACGGCCGTGGCCAAGACCATCGGCAAGGGCATGGTGGACCTGCACTACGTCAACCAGTACGTGGTGCTCTCCGGCCTGTTCGGAGCCATCGTCTGGGATCTACTGACCTGGTGGTGGGGCCTGCCCACCTCCTCCTCCCACGCCCTGATCGGGGGCTATGCGGGCGCCGCCATCGCCAAGGCCTGGACGCTCGGCGTCATCATCCCGGCGGGCTGGTACAAGACGCTGATCTTCATCGTCCTCGCACCCCTGATGGGCCTGGTCATCGGCCTGGGCATGATGGTCGCCGTCTCCTGGATTTTCCGCAACAGCGCCCCGCGCACGGTGGACAACTGGTTCCGCCGCCTGCAGCTGCTCTCCGCCGCCGCCTACAGCCTGGGCCACGGCGGGAACGACGCTCAGAAGACCATGGGCATCATCGCCGGCGCATTGTTCACCGGCGGCATCATCACCCAAGAGCAGATGCAGGCGGACTGGGGACCCTACAAGTGGCCGATCATCCTCTCCGCGCACCTGGCGATTGCGCTGGGCACCTACTTTGGAGGATGGCGCATCGTGCATACCATGGGCTCCAAGATCACCAAGCTCAAGCCCGTGGGCGGCTTCTGCGCGGAAACCGCCGGCGCCATCACCCTGTTCGGCACGGCCCTGGCGGGGATTCCGGTCAGCACCACCCACACCATTACCGGCGCCATTGTCGGCGTGGGCGCCACGCACCGCTTGTCGGCGGTGCGCTGGGGCGTGGCCCAGCGCATCGTCTGGGCCTGGCTGTTCACCATCCCCGCCTCCGCCACCGTCGCTGCCCTCACCTTCTGGCTCATCCGCTTCTTCCATCCCGCTGCCTAGAATCCTGGTCAGCGAGCCGGCTGCACCATTTTTGCTACAATCGGTGCGATTCCCATGAGCGCCCCAAGTCCCTTCACGGACGTCGAAACCGCGCTGGAGGAGATCCGCGCCGGCCGCATGATCGTGGTCGTGGACGACGAGGACCGCGAGAACGAGGGCGACCTGACGCTCGCCGCCGAGAAGGCCAGCCCCGAGGCCATCAACTTCATGGCCAAGTTCGGCCGCGGACTGGTGTGCCTGGCGCTGACGGAAGAGCGCCTCGACCACCTGCGCATCGGCCCCATGACTGCGGAGAACACCTCGCAATACGGCACCGCCTTCTGCGAGGCCGTGGACGCCCGCGAGGGCGTCACGACCGGCATCTCCGCCTACGACCGCGCCCAAACCATCCGGGTGGCCATCGACCCGGCGACCCGACCCTCGGATCTGTCGCGTCCCGGACACGTCTTTCCGTTGCGCGCGCGCAAGGGCGGAGTCCTGGTGCGCGCCGGCCAGACCGAGGCTTCCGTGGACCTGGCGCGGCTGGCGGGCCTGCTGCCCGCCGGGGTCATCTGCGAGATCATGAACGAGGACGGCACCATGGCGCGCGTGCCGCAGCTCATCGAGTTCTGCACCCAGCACGGCCTGAAGATGCTGACCGTGGCCGAGGTCATCCGCTACCGCATGCGCAAGGAGCGGTACGTCCGCCGCGTGGGCGAAGCGCTGTTGCCCACCCCCTTCGGCGAGTTTCGCATGATCGCCTACGAGAGCGAGGTGGATGGCGAATCCCACGTCGCGCTGGTGCGGGGCGAGATGCCCACGGAAGACGCCCAGCAGGCGGCCGCCGACCCTGTCCTGATACGCATGCACTCGCACTGCCTGGTGGGCGATGTCTTCGGCGCCACCTGGTGCGATTGCCACGCCATGATCGAGCGCAGCCTGGAGCGCATCGCCCGCGAGGGCCGCGGCGCGCTTATCTACCTGCACCAGACTTCCAAGGGCTTTTCGGTAGAGCGCGCGGGAGAGCAGTCCGTCCTCGCCTTCCACCGCGAGGTGCGTGAGCCCTCACTCCCCGACCATCAGCGCAAGACACAGCGCGAGGTGGGCATCGGCGCGCAGATCCTCGCCGACCTGAACATCCACGCCATCCGCCTGCTCACCAACCATCCCCGCAAGGTCGCCGCCCTGGAAGGCTTCGACATCGAGATCGTCGAGCAGGTGCCCGTGCCCGCCTCCCGGCCGGCGATGCGAGAATTCTGAGAAGCAGCAATTAACAATAGAAAAACAGAGGGCGCAGGGCGCGCCCTGCCTTAGTTGGGCTTCTTGGGAACGATATCGCTGTCTTTGATGAGAAACTGCGCCGGACACTCGCGCGAACCGCAGATCACAGGAATGAGCCCCGCGATCTGCCGCCGGGTGATGAGCCCCAGCGTGCCGCACGAGGGGCAGGAGAGCACCGCCCAGTAAGGGTCGTCGTCTTCGCCCACCTCGCCCGCGTTCTCCAGCACGAAGATGGTCCCCGGCTGCATCTGTTCCGGGATCCATTCGCTCAGGATGTTGAGCTCCTGCACCATGGCCATGGGACCTCCCGTTTTGCGAAGCTGCGGTTTCGCCTGCTCGCTCATGCCGGCCTCCGTTGCCGCCCGCGGGCGGCCGACGTCACCGATTGCTGCGCTTTCTTCCTCCAGCCGCGGATGTCGGCGTGCACCTGCCGCACCATGTCGCTCAGGCAGATGCTGAAGACCGGCTGGCGGCAGTTCTTGAGCACGTCCACCACCCGCTTGGCGGAATCTTCCAGGAAGATGTGCTTTCCGTCGGTGAGCAGGTGGTAGTCGGAGCCGCGGCGCACGGTGTCCACCAGGCGGCGGCTGAACTCGCGCTCCAGGAAGCGCATGATCTTGCGCATCCGCTGCAGCGAGAAGCCCTTGCGGCGCATCTCCACGATGACCGCGATCTCCGCCAGGTCGTCGACGGAGTAGAGCCGGCGGCGGCCGGTGCGCGCCGGCACCACGATGCCGCGCTCGTCCCACCACTGCAGTTGCCGCGGCGTGATGCCCGTCAGCCCCACCACTTCCTTCGAAGAGAAGCTTCGCTTCATTTGGCCCCAGTCTTGTTTCAAACAAAGATTGCGGAAAATGTTTGAAACATTCTAGGCGCAAGATGTTGACTGTCAAGGGAATTTCGCAGATGGGAGGAACCTGGAACGATACGGGGCGGGCTAGCGGGGAGAACTCGGGGAAGCGGCGGGCGCAGGGGGCGCGACCCGGCAGCGGGGCACGATGCGGGCGCGGTTGCGCGCCGAGATGGCGCCAGAGTCGTCGCCGCCCTTTTCCACTTCCGGGCGGAGCCGCTCCACGCTCTTGCGGGCTTCGTCGGCGGAAGGGCCGCCGGGATCGGCCGCCAGGCTGGCATCGTAGTTCTCAAAGGCGCGCGTGGCCTCGCCGAGTTTGTCGAAGGCGCGCCCCAGCCTTAGATAGATCGCGGCATCGTCCGGCTTGGACTCGAGAGCTTCCTGATAGCGGCTCAGCGCCGCGCGATAGTTTTTCTGACTGAAGTAGTAGTCGCCGACCTCGACACTCTGTGCAGCAAGGATGGGGTCGTACGTCGCAGCCCGCTCCGTGGCCACCTTGCTGGAACTCGCCCCGGTTCGACTTTCACCCGAGGATTGCGGCGGATGAGATGTCGGCAGCTGCCGCGGATCCGGCCTCCCTGCGCCGGAGCCCTTGCACCAGCCCGCGATGCATACGCTGTTTGGAAGCGGGCTCTTGTTGCGCTGCTTTTTCGCCTTGTTCAGCTCCGCCAGATATTCATCGACGGACCGGTCTTCTCGACAGGGCTGGGAGGGGCTGGGCTGCGGCTGGACGGCCGGCGCGGAAGGAGCTGGCGTGGACTGCTGGGA comes from the Terriglobales bacterium genome and includes:
- a CDS encoding DUF47 family protein; its protein translation is ASSMDDVLDSLNAAGERLVMYKITSAPSAAGDLADLVIRQCEQIAKAVSLLEKHDHVLDYCVEINRLENEADRVARDALARLFEQEKDPIALIKLKELYEFLETASDKAEDVANVLESVVLKSA
- a CDS encoding anion permease, with the protein product MPALTPEQWLLILTVAVALGFDFINGFHDAANSIATVVSTRVLSPKIAVLWAAFFNFAAAFVLGTAVAKTIGKGMVDLHYVNQYVVLSGLFGAIVWDLLTWWWGLPTSSSHALIGGYAGAAIAKAWTLGVIIPAGWYKTLIFIVLAPLMGLVIGLGMMVAVSWIFRNSAPRTVDNWFRRLQLLSAAAYSLGHGGNDAQKTMGIIAGALFTGGIITQEQMQADWGPYKWPIILSAHLAIALGTYFGGWRIVHTMGSKITKLKPVGGFCAETAGAITLFGTALAGIPVSTTHTITGAIVGVGATHRLSAVRWGVAQRIVWAWLFTIPASATVAALTFWLIRFFHPAA
- the ribB gene encoding 3,4-dihydroxy-2-butanone-4-phosphate synthase produces the protein MSAPSPFTDVETALEEIRAGRMIVVVDDEDRENEGDLTLAAEKASPEAINFMAKFGRGLVCLALTEERLDHLRIGPMTAENTSQYGTAFCEAVDAREGVTTGISAYDRAQTIRVAIDPATRPSDLSRPGHVFPLRARKGGVLVRAGQTEASVDLARLAGLLPAGVICEIMNEDGTMARVPQLIEFCTQHGLKMLTVAEVIRYRMRKERYVRRVGEALLPTPFGEFRMIAYESEVDGESHVALVRGEMPTEDAQQAAADPVLIRMHSHCLVGDVFGATWCDCHAMIERSLERIAREGRGALIYLHQTSKGFSVERAGEQSVLAFHREVREPSLPDHQRKTQREVGIGAQILADLNIHAIRLLTNHPRKVAALEGFDIEIVEQVPVPASRPAMREF
- a CDS encoding MerR family transcriptional regulator, giving the protein MKRSFSSKEVVGLTGITPRQLQWWDERGIVVPARTGRRRLYSVDDLAEIAVIVEMRRKGFSLQRMRKIMRFLEREFSRRLVDTVRRGSDYHLLTDGKHIFLEDSAKRVVDVLKNCRQPVFSICLSDMVRQVHADIRGWRKKAQQSVTSAARGRQRRPA
- a CDS encoding tetratricopeptide repeat protein, with the translated sequence MATERAATYDPILAAQSVEVGDYYFSQKNYRAALSRYQEALESKPDDAAIYLRLGRAFDKLGEATRAFENYDASLAADPGGPSADEARKSVERLRPEVEKGGDDSGAISARNRARIVPRCRVAPPAPAASPSSPR